A portion of the Shewanella sp. SNU WT4 genome contains these proteins:
- the greB gene encoding transcription elongation factor GreB, which yields MKAHLITRKGWQTLDTELKYLWKQYRPEITLKVQEAAAQGDRSENADYTYNKRLLRQIDSRVRYLVKRLEELKIVDYSPQQDGKVFFGAYIELENEQGDVVRYRIVGKDELDTKLGYITIDSPMARALIGKQVDDEVQVNTPLGLKLWYVNAIQYQAFTD from the coding sequence ATGAAAGCACACCTGATTACTCGCAAGGGCTGGCAAACCTTAGATACCGAACTTAAGTATCTGTGGAAGCAATATCGTCCAGAGATCACCCTAAAAGTGCAAGAGGCAGCGGCGCAGGGCGATCGCTCAGAGAACGCTGATTACACTTATAACAAACGCCTGTTAAGACAAATAGATAGCCGAGTTCGTTATCTAGTGAAGCGTCTTGAAGAATTAAAGATTGTCGATTATTCCCCCCAACAAGATGGCAAGGTATTTTTTGGTGCCTACATTGAACTTGAGAACGAACAAGGGGATGTGGTGCGTTACCGCATAGTCGGCAAAGATGAGCTCGATACTAAATTAGGTTATATCACCATCGACTCGCCTATGGCTCGCGCCTTAATTGGCAAGCAAGTCGATGATGAAGTGCAAGTAAACACGCCTTTGGGCTTGAAACTTTGGTATGTCAATGCCATCCAATATCAAGCATTTACTGATTAG
- a CDS encoding aryl-sulfate sulfotransferase, with translation MWKKLALVWVVVSAGSSSIALASSTGMRPMPVAGAPLGYIIHNPYENAPLTALVTLDGHHISDVNVKVHKKGEQGVDISYAVADMRVLDEGGVPIFGLYPDHYNKFTISWQENGEAKQHDYRLMTPDVDMGFSESQWAKAPSVDVKQVDADFKDRLYFVNWTNPDGKAAPLMHNNPTAPGAFSWDGKPGFFIIDTAGDIRWYMNPYTTHDASRYDGAGYAMGMNVTAEGNMVWVQGQTWKQMTLMGRMVSSHRLPGNFIDASHEGIQVENGNFLLRVAAKNYRRADGVMVNTVRDQIIEVDASGKLVDYWDLNTILDPMRDAALLSLDAGAVCLNIDITQAGKQSSARDLRTAPMGDIHGVETGRNWAHVNSIDYDPKDDSIIISSRHQSAVIKIGRDKQVKWILSPSRGWNDALATKLLTPVDADGKVINCTVRGMCAGSEFDFVYTPHTAYKVDEKGTFTVFDNGDGRYLAQPMFPTGKYSRAVEYKIDEDKMTVEQVWQYGKDELGYDGYSPVTSIVKYQADKDSIMSYFASAGLFGLGGGYGNMKLDETTGKVHSILVEHRYGETKPAVRIDIKSHDMFATGYRAQVIHPEQMLK, from the coding sequence ATGTGGAAAAAATTAGCGCTGGTATGGGTAGTAGTATCGGCAGGTTCTTCATCAATAGCGCTGGCTTCATCAACCGGAATGCGACCTATGCCAGTGGCAGGTGCGCCTCTTGGTTATATCATTCATAACCCTTATGAAAATGCCCCATTAACCGCCTTAGTGACCTTAGATGGTCATCATATTTCGGACGTTAACGTTAAAGTGCATAAGAAAGGCGAACAAGGCGTAGATATTTCCTATGCTGTGGCCGATATGCGCGTGCTGGATGAAGGTGGCGTGCCGATCTTTGGTTTATACCCAGATCATTACAATAAATTCACTATTAGCTGGCAAGAAAATGGTGAAGCTAAGCAGCACGATTATCGCTTGATGACCCCAGATGTTGATATGGGCTTTTCTGAAAGCCAGTGGGCCAAAGCGCCCTCGGTTGACGTTAAGCAGGTCGATGCTGACTTTAAAGACAGATTATATTTCGTCAACTGGACTAACCCAGACGGTAAGGCCGCGCCATTAATGCACAATAATCCCACCGCGCCCGGCGCATTTTCGTGGGACGGAAAGCCGGGCTTCTTTATCATTGATACCGCTGGCGATATTCGCTGGTACATGAATCCTTATACCACCCACGATGCTAGCCGTTACGATGGCGCCGGTTATGCCATGGGCATGAACGTGACCGCGGAAGGCAACATGGTATGGGTGCAAGGGCAGACGTGGAAGCAAATGACCTTGATGGGTCGCATGGTGTCATCGCACCGTTTGCCGGGTAACTTTATTGATGCCTCCCATGAAGGCATTCAAGTGGAAAACGGTAATTTCTTATTAAGAGTAGCGGCCAAAAACTACCGCCGCGCCGATGGTGTCATGGTTAATACCGTGCGCGATCAGATTATCGAAGTGGATGCGAGCGGTAAGCTGGTGGACTACTGGGATCTCAACACTATTTTAGATCCTATGCGTGACGCGGCCCTTTTGTCGCTAGATGCTGGCGCCGTGTGTTTAAACATAGACATTACTCAAGCAGGCAAGCAATCATCCGCTCGCGATCTGCGCACTGCGCCTATGGGCGACATTCATGGGGTTGAAACTGGCCGCAACTGGGCTCACGTTAATTCTATCGATTACGATCCTAAAGATGACAGCATTATTATTAGCTCGCGCCATCAATCGGCCGTGATTAAAATTGGCCGCGATAAGCAAGTTAAATGGATTTTAAGTCCATCTCGCGGCTGGAATGACGCCTTAGCCACTAAGCTGCTAACCCCAGTTGATGCTGATGGCAAAGTGATTAACTGCACAGTGCGCGGCATGTGTGCTGGCAGCGAGTTTGACTTTGTCTATACCCCGCATACTGCCTATAAAGTTGATGAAAAGGGCACGTTTACCGTATTTGATAATGGCGATGGTAGGTATCTTGCCCAGCCTATGTTCCCCACTGGTAAGTATTCGCGCGCGGTGGAATATAAGATTGATGAAGACAAGATGACTGTCGAGCAAGTGTGGCAATACGGTAAAGATGAGCTAGGTTACGATGGCTATTCGCCAGTGACTTCTATCGTTAAATATCAAGCCGATAAAGACAGCATCATGAGCTACTTTGCTTCAGCAGGTTTATTTGGTTTAGGTGGCGGTTACGGCAACATGAAGCTCGATGAAACCACAGGTAAAGTGCACTCTATTTTGGTTGAACATAGATATGGTGAAACCAAACCTGCGGTGCGCATAGATATCAAAAGCCACGATATGTTTGCGACCGGTTATCGCGCCCAGGTTATCCATCCTGAACAAATGCTTAAATAA
- a CDS encoding HlyD family secretion protein translates to MPTTNDNSADSASASSNKGRNLFVLVVIILAFIAAGYFYIQHQKTYPSTDDAYIHANILYVAPQLSGKIQAVDVQDYQQVNKGDLLVQIDPAPFEAQLAQAKAVYEIAAQNNKATDDAILAASANVRAADANLTDVQKNYRRTIDLVNQALLPQQDADNAKAQLASAQTNLEAARAKMSQLITQQGAKGDEAPQVKQAAAALSQATLNLSYTNIMAPHDGYLGDVSVRPGSVVSPGLSMMPLVESDTFWVEANYKESTVGLLTVGMPANIVVDMYPDVTYQGVIEAISPASGSSFSLLPPENATGNWVKVPQRFPVKIKFLSLADKPALRAGASATVTVDTLAVAAK, encoded by the coding sequence ATGCCAACTACCAACGACAATTCCGCCGACAGTGCAAGCGCGAGCTCCAATAAAGGACGCAACTTGTTCGTATTAGTTGTCATCATCCTTGCCTTTATCGCCGCGGGTTACTTTTATATCCAACATCAAAAAACCTATCCATCCACAGATGATGCTTATATTCACGCCAATATCTTATATGTGGCGCCCCAATTAAGCGGCAAAATCCAAGCAGTGGATGTACAAGATTATCAGCAAGTCAATAAAGGCGACTTACTGGTACAAATCGATCCTGCGCCGTTTGAAGCTCAATTAGCGCAAGCCAAAGCCGTGTACGAGATTGCCGCGCAAAATAACAAAGCGACCGATGACGCCATTCTTGCCGCTAGTGCCAATGTCCGCGCGGCCGATGCCAATCTGACTGATGTTCAAAAGAATTATCGCCGCACCATAGACTTAGTAAATCAAGCCTTATTGCCCCAACAAGATGCTGACAATGCTAAAGCTCAGCTTGCGAGTGCCCAAACTAATCTTGAGGCGGCGCGCGCTAAAATGAGCCAATTAATCACTCAGCAAGGCGCCAAGGGCGATGAAGCGCCACAAGTTAAGCAAGCAGCAGCCGCCTTAAGCCAAGCCACACTCAATTTGTCTTATACCAATATCATGGCGCCCCATGATGGCTATTTAGGCGATGTGTCTGTGCGTCCTGGCAGCGTGGTTTCCCCTGGCTTATCTATGATGCCACTGGTGGAATCAGACACTTTTTGGGTTGAAGCCAACTATAAAGAATCCACAGTTGGGCTATTAACCGTGGGCATGCCGGCCAATATCGTGGTGGATATGTACCCAGATGTAACCTATCAAGGGGTGATAGAAGCCATTTCACCTGCCAGCGGTTCATCGTTCTCATTATTGCCCCCTGAAAATGCCACTGGTAACTGGGTTAAAGTACCGCAGCGCTTCCCGGTTAAAATTAAGTTTCTCTCGTTGGCCGATAAACCCGCGCTGCGCGCTGGGGCGAGCGCCACTGTGACTGTTGATACCTTAGCTGTAGCGGCCAAGTAA